In a single window of the Neodiprion virginianus isolate iyNeoVirg1 chromosome 1, iyNeoVirg1.1, whole genome shotgun sequence genome:
- the LOC124301585 gene encoding cytoplasmic dynein 1 intermediate chain isoform X33, giving the protein MMSDRKAELERKKAKLQAIREEKERRRKEKEQKDVEEATVRAAGADKDHRKDLDAMLSSLGVAPVSDVLSSLSSMNSLTPEQSANATPDASLQPSSINSVQSIPGRRKAPRDLTAVSVAHTDIPPKEPVVYSKQTQTAQTTHTSHDVLTFDDGQAEDEESSLPHMDGFQSKLPPGILPHGLPQVKEVQPAVTQVEQEKEKEKPKEVRELSEEEKLMTILSEEFQRFLDRSSRVVERALGESVDIYTDYTGIIDGEDGIDEKSHQRLSLNRSFFCDRWSRNRCITSLDWSPQFPELLAASYKNNDDTPNDPDGVCLIWNTKFKKTTPEYIFHCQSSVMATTFARFHPNLILGGTYSGQIVLWDNRVQKRTPIQRTPLSASAHTHPVYCLSVVGTQNAHNLISISTDGKLCSWNLDMLSHPQETLELQARQSKPVAVTSLAFPSGDVNNFIVGSEDGTVYSACRHGTKAGVTETYEGHLGPVTGVSAHAVQGGIDFSHLFLTSSIDWTIKLWSLKENKPLYSFEHNGDYVYDVAWSPTHPALFAAVDGSGRLDLWNLNQDTEVPAASIIVDGCPALNTVSWTPSGLHVTVGDDTGKIWVYDVAENFAHPRIDEWNNFLYTQQDLKNNKADEELDKLNLSSGPSSLISMPSLSGPIR; this is encoded by the exons ATGATGTCGGATCGAAAAGCAGAATTAGAACGGAAGAAGGCCAAGCTGCAGGCGATTCGAGAGGAAAAGGAAAGGCGGCGTAAAGAAAAGGAACAAAAAGat gTTGAGGAAGCGACTGTACGAGCTGCAGGTGCCGATAAAGACCATCGGAAAGACTTAGATGCCATGTTATCATCCCTTGGGGTAGCACCAGTATCAG ATGTATTATCCAGTCTCTCTAGTATGAACTCTTTGACGCCAGAGCAAAGTGCCAATGCTACACCAGACGCAAGTTTACAACCTTCCAGTATCAATTCTGTTCAAAG TATTCCAGGAAGGCGAAAGGCTCCACGTGATTTAACAGCTGTTTCTGTGGCGCATACCGATATACCACCCAAGGAACCTGTGGTATATAGTAAGCAGACGCAAACTGCTCAGACGACGCACACTTCTCACGACG TTTTGACATTTGATGATGGCCAAGCCGAGGATGAAGAAAGCAGTCTGCCCCACATGGATGGATTCCAAAGTAAACTTCCACCTGGAATTTTGCCTCATGGACTACCGCAAGTCAAAGAGGTTCAACCGGCCGTTACGCAAGTCGAAcaggagaaggaaaaagaaaaacccaAAGAAG TAAGAGAGCTTagcgaggaagaaaaattgatgacTATCCTCTCGGAAGAATTTCAACGATTCTTGGACCGTTCGAGCAGAGTGGTGGAAAGAGCTCTCGGTGAATCGGTAGATATTTACACAGATTATACTGGTATAATCGATGGAGAAGATGGAAT tgatGAAAAGAGTCATCAGCGTCTATCGCTGAATCGTTCATTTTTCTGTGATCGATGGTCACGTAATCGCTGCATTACTTCGTTGGATTGGTCACCGCAATTTCCAGAACTGTTGGCTGCTTCTTACAAAAACAATGACGACACACCAAATGATCCAGATGGAGTTTGTTTAATCTGGAACACTAAATTTAAGAAAACAACACctgaatacatttttcattgccAGTCGTCAGTAATGGCAACAACCTTTGCTAGGTTTCATCCAAATTTAATTTTGGGTGGCACCTATTCGGGGCAAATTGTTCTGTGGGATAATAGGGTTCAAAAAAGGACCCCCATTCAGCGTACTCCACTTTCAGCGTCTGCACACACG CATCCTGTGTATTGTTTAAGCGTAGTAGGAACTCAAAATGCGCACAATTTGATCAGCATTTCAACAGATGGAAAATTATGCTCGTGGAATTTAGACATGTTGTCCCATCCTCAAGAAACGCTTGAGCTTCAAGCAAGACAGTCGAAACCAGTCGCTGTAACTTCGCTTGCTTTTCCAAGTGGAGATGTCAACAATTTTATCGTTGGCAGTGAAGACGGTACTGTTTATTCAG CTTGCCGTCATGGGACCAAAGCTGGTGTCACAGAAACTTACGAAGGACACTTAGGACCTGTTACCGGAGTCAGTGCTCATGCAGTTCAAGGGGGCATTGATTTCTCGCATCTGTTTTTAACTTCGTCTATTGATTGGACGATTAAATTGTGGAGTTTGAAAGAGAACAAGCCTTTATACTCATTTGAGCATAATGGAGATTATGTGTACGATGTTGCATGGTCTCCTACACATCCTGCTCTATTTGCAGCTGTTGATGGATCTGGTCGTTTAGATTTATGGAATTTAAATCAGGATACAGAGGTTCCAGCAGCGAGCATAATCGTTGATGGATGTCCTGCTTTAAACACAGTCTCTTGGACGCCAAGCGGACTGCATGTTACTGTGGGCGATGATACTGGGAAAATATGGGTTTACGATGTAGCTGAG AATTTCGCTCATCCACGAATCGACGAATGGAATAATTTCCTCTACACCCAGCAAGATCTGAAGAACAACAAGGCCGATGAAGAGTTGGATAAGCTCAACTTGAGTTCAGGCCCTTCATCTTTGATATCCATGCCATCTTTGTCGGGTCCGatcagataa
- the LOC124301585 gene encoding cytoplasmic dynein 1 intermediate chain isoform X7, translating into MMSDRKAELERKKAKLQAIREEKERRRKEKEQKDVEEATVRAAGADKDHRKDLDAMLSSLGVAPVSDVLSSLSSMNSLTPEQSANATPDASLQPSSINSVQSIPGRRKAPRDLTAVSVAHTDIPPKEPVVYSKQTQTAQTTHTSHDGLSTSSSAYSIFSSCSTTTPTHSCSAGYFETDWWRPRKAHAFGYYDEYNLNPGLEWEDEFTAEDEESSLPHMDGFQSKLPPGILPHGLPQVKEVQPAVTQVEQEKEKEKPKEVRELSEEEKLMTILSEEFQRFLDRSSRVVERALGESVDIYTDYTGIIDGEDGIDEKSHQRLSLNRSFFCDRWSRNRCITSLDWSPQFPELLAASYKNNDDTPNDPDGVCLIWNTKFKKTTPEYIFHCQSSVMATTFARFHPNLILGGTYSGQIVLWDNRVQKRTPIQRTPLSASAHTHPVYCLSVVGTQNAHNLISISTDGKLCSWNLDMLSHPQETLELQARQSKPVAVTSLAFPSGDVNNFIVGSEDGTVYSACRHGTKAGVTETYEGHLGPVTGVSAHAVQGGIDFSHLFLTSSIDWTIKLWSLKENKPLYSFEHNGDYVYDVAWSPTHPALFAAVDGSGRLDLWNLNQDTEVPAASIIVDGCPALNTVSWTPSGLHVTVGDDTGKIWVYDVAENFAHPRIDEWNNFLYTQQDLKNNKADEELDKLNLSSGPSSLISMPSLSGPIR; encoded by the exons ATGATGTCGGATCGAAAAGCAGAATTAGAACGGAAGAAGGCCAAGCTGCAGGCGATTCGAGAGGAAAAGGAAAGGCGGCGTAAAGAAAAGGAACAAAAAGat gTTGAGGAAGCGACTGTACGAGCTGCAGGTGCCGATAAAGACCATCGGAAAGACTTAGATGCCATGTTATCATCCCTTGGGGTAGCACCAGTATCAG ATGTATTATCCAGTCTCTCTAGTATGAACTCTTTGACGCCAGAGCAAAGTGCCAATGCTACACCAGACGCAAGTTTACAACCTTCCAGTATCAATTCTGTTCAAAG TATTCCAGGAAGGCGAAAGGCTCCACGTGATTTAACAGCTGTTTCTGTGGCGCATACCGATATACCACCCAAGGAACCTGTGGTATATAGTAAGCAGACGCAAACTGCTCAGACGACGCACACTTCTCACGACG GACTGTCCACCTCTTCCTCCGCATACTCGATCTTCTCCTCCTGTTCAACAACCACACCAACTCACTCTTGCTCCGCAGGCTACTTTGAGACCGACTGGTGGCGTCCCAGGAAAG CTCATGCATTCGGCTATTACG ACGAGTACAATCTAAATCCTGGTTTAGAGTGGGAGGACGAGTTTACAG CCGAGGATGAAGAAAGCAGTCTGCCCCACATGGATGGATTCCAAAGTAAACTTCCACCTGGAATTTTGCCTCATGGACTACCGCAAGTCAAAGAGGTTCAACCGGCCGTTACGCAAGTCGAAcaggagaaggaaaaagaaaaacccaAAGAAG TAAGAGAGCTTagcgaggaagaaaaattgatgacTATCCTCTCGGAAGAATTTCAACGATTCTTGGACCGTTCGAGCAGAGTGGTGGAAAGAGCTCTCGGTGAATCGGTAGATATTTACACAGATTATACTGGTATAATCGATGGAGAAGATGGAAT tgatGAAAAGAGTCATCAGCGTCTATCGCTGAATCGTTCATTTTTCTGTGATCGATGGTCACGTAATCGCTGCATTACTTCGTTGGATTGGTCACCGCAATTTCCAGAACTGTTGGCTGCTTCTTACAAAAACAATGACGACACACCAAATGATCCAGATGGAGTTTGTTTAATCTGGAACACTAAATTTAAGAAAACAACACctgaatacatttttcattgccAGTCGTCAGTAATGGCAACAACCTTTGCTAGGTTTCATCCAAATTTAATTTTGGGTGGCACCTATTCGGGGCAAATTGTTCTGTGGGATAATAGGGTTCAAAAAAGGACCCCCATTCAGCGTACTCCACTTTCAGCGTCTGCACACACG CATCCTGTGTATTGTTTAAGCGTAGTAGGAACTCAAAATGCGCACAATTTGATCAGCATTTCAACAGATGGAAAATTATGCTCGTGGAATTTAGACATGTTGTCCCATCCTCAAGAAACGCTTGAGCTTCAAGCAAGACAGTCGAAACCAGTCGCTGTAACTTCGCTTGCTTTTCCAAGTGGAGATGTCAACAATTTTATCGTTGGCAGTGAAGACGGTACTGTTTATTCAG CTTGCCGTCATGGGACCAAAGCTGGTGTCACAGAAACTTACGAAGGACACTTAGGACCTGTTACCGGAGTCAGTGCTCATGCAGTTCAAGGGGGCATTGATTTCTCGCATCTGTTTTTAACTTCGTCTATTGATTGGACGATTAAATTGTGGAGTTTGAAAGAGAACAAGCCTTTATACTCATTTGAGCATAATGGAGATTATGTGTACGATGTTGCATGGTCTCCTACACATCCTGCTCTATTTGCAGCTGTTGATGGATCTGGTCGTTTAGATTTATGGAATTTAAATCAGGATACAGAGGTTCCAGCAGCGAGCATAATCGTTGATGGATGTCCTGCTTTAAACACAGTCTCTTGGACGCCAAGCGGACTGCATGTTACTGTGGGCGATGATACTGGGAAAATATGGGTTTACGATGTAGCTGAG AATTTCGCTCATCCACGAATCGACGAATGGAATAATTTCCTCTACACCCAGCAAGATCTGAAGAACAACAAGGCCGATGAAGAGTTGGATAAGCTCAACTTGAGTTCAGGCCCTTCATCTTTGATATCCATGCCATCTTTGTCGGGTCCGatcagataa
- the LOC124301585 gene encoding cytoplasmic dynein 1 intermediate chain isoform X12, whose translation MMSDRKAELERKKAKLQAIREEKERRRKEKEQKDVEEATVRAAGADKDHRKDLDAMLSSLGVAPVSDVLSSLSSMNSLTPEQSANATPDASLQPSSINSVQSIPGRRKAPRDLTAVSVAHTDIPPKEPVVYSKQTQTAQTTHTSHDGYFETDWWRPRKGGSAPNYLSHAFGYYDEYNLNPGLEWEDEFTVLTFDDGQAEDEESSLPHMDGFQSKLPPGILPHGLPQVKEVQPAVTQVEQEKEKEKPKEVRELSEEEKLMTILSEEFQRFLDRSSRVVERALGESVDIYTDYTGIIDGEDGIDEKSHQRLSLNRSFFCDRWSRNRCITSLDWSPQFPELLAASYKNNDDTPNDPDGVCLIWNTKFKKTTPEYIFHCQSSVMATTFARFHPNLILGGTYSGQIVLWDNRVQKRTPIQRTPLSASAHTHPVYCLSVVGTQNAHNLISISTDGKLCSWNLDMLSHPQETLELQARQSKPVAVTSLAFPSGDVNNFIVGSEDGTVYSACRHGTKAGVTETYEGHLGPVTGVSAHAVQGGIDFSHLFLTSSIDWTIKLWSLKENKPLYSFEHNGDYVYDVAWSPTHPALFAAVDGSGRLDLWNLNQDTEVPAASIIVDGCPALNTVSWTPSGLHVTVGDDTGKIWVYDVAENFAHPRIDEWNNFLYTQQDLKNNKADEELDKLNLSSGPSSLISMPSLSGPIR comes from the exons ATGATGTCGGATCGAAAAGCAGAATTAGAACGGAAGAAGGCCAAGCTGCAGGCGATTCGAGAGGAAAAGGAAAGGCGGCGTAAAGAAAAGGAACAAAAAGat gTTGAGGAAGCGACTGTACGAGCTGCAGGTGCCGATAAAGACCATCGGAAAGACTTAGATGCCATGTTATCATCCCTTGGGGTAGCACCAGTATCAG ATGTATTATCCAGTCTCTCTAGTATGAACTCTTTGACGCCAGAGCAAAGTGCCAATGCTACACCAGACGCAAGTTTACAACCTTCCAGTATCAATTCTGTTCAAAG TATTCCAGGAAGGCGAAAGGCTCCACGTGATTTAACAGCTGTTTCTGTGGCGCATACCGATATACCACCCAAGGAACCTGTGGTATATAGTAAGCAGACGCAAACTGCTCAGACGACGCACACTTCTCACGACG GCTACTTTGAGACCGACTGGTGGCGTCCCAGGAAAGGTGGGTCTGCACCAAACTACCTAT CTCATGCATTCGGCTATTACG ACGAGTACAATCTAAATCCTGGTTTAGAGTGGGAGGACGAGTTTACAG TTTTGACATTTGATGATGGCCAAGCCGAGGATGAAGAAAGCAGTCTGCCCCACATGGATGGATTCCAAAGTAAACTTCCACCTGGAATTTTGCCTCATGGACTACCGCAAGTCAAAGAGGTTCAACCGGCCGTTACGCAAGTCGAAcaggagaaggaaaaagaaaaacccaAAGAAG TAAGAGAGCTTagcgaggaagaaaaattgatgacTATCCTCTCGGAAGAATTTCAACGATTCTTGGACCGTTCGAGCAGAGTGGTGGAAAGAGCTCTCGGTGAATCGGTAGATATTTACACAGATTATACTGGTATAATCGATGGAGAAGATGGAAT tgatGAAAAGAGTCATCAGCGTCTATCGCTGAATCGTTCATTTTTCTGTGATCGATGGTCACGTAATCGCTGCATTACTTCGTTGGATTGGTCACCGCAATTTCCAGAACTGTTGGCTGCTTCTTACAAAAACAATGACGACACACCAAATGATCCAGATGGAGTTTGTTTAATCTGGAACACTAAATTTAAGAAAACAACACctgaatacatttttcattgccAGTCGTCAGTAATGGCAACAACCTTTGCTAGGTTTCATCCAAATTTAATTTTGGGTGGCACCTATTCGGGGCAAATTGTTCTGTGGGATAATAGGGTTCAAAAAAGGACCCCCATTCAGCGTACTCCACTTTCAGCGTCTGCACACACG CATCCTGTGTATTGTTTAAGCGTAGTAGGAACTCAAAATGCGCACAATTTGATCAGCATTTCAACAGATGGAAAATTATGCTCGTGGAATTTAGACATGTTGTCCCATCCTCAAGAAACGCTTGAGCTTCAAGCAAGACAGTCGAAACCAGTCGCTGTAACTTCGCTTGCTTTTCCAAGTGGAGATGTCAACAATTTTATCGTTGGCAGTGAAGACGGTACTGTTTATTCAG CTTGCCGTCATGGGACCAAAGCTGGTGTCACAGAAACTTACGAAGGACACTTAGGACCTGTTACCGGAGTCAGTGCTCATGCAGTTCAAGGGGGCATTGATTTCTCGCATCTGTTTTTAACTTCGTCTATTGATTGGACGATTAAATTGTGGAGTTTGAAAGAGAACAAGCCTTTATACTCATTTGAGCATAATGGAGATTATGTGTACGATGTTGCATGGTCTCCTACACATCCTGCTCTATTTGCAGCTGTTGATGGATCTGGTCGTTTAGATTTATGGAATTTAAATCAGGATACAGAGGTTCCAGCAGCGAGCATAATCGTTGATGGATGTCCTGCTTTAAACACAGTCTCTTGGACGCCAAGCGGACTGCATGTTACTGTGGGCGATGATACTGGGAAAATATGGGTTTACGATGTAGCTGAG AATTTCGCTCATCCACGAATCGACGAATGGAATAATTTCCTCTACACCCAGCAAGATCTGAAGAACAACAAGGCCGATGAAGAGTTGGATAAGCTCAACTTGAGTTCAGGCCCTTCATCTTTGATATCCATGCCATCTTTGTCGGGTCCGatcagataa
- the LOC124301585 gene encoding cytoplasmic dynein 1 intermediate chain isoform X20: MMSDRKAELERKKAKLQAIREEKERRRKEKEQKDVEEATVRAAGADKDHRKDLDAMLSSLGVAPVSDVLSSLSSMNSLTPEQSANATPDASLQPSSINSVQSIPGRRKAPRDLTAVSVAHTDIPPKEPVVYSKQTQTAQTTHTSHDGYFETDWWRPRKAHAFGYYDEYNLNPGLEWEDEFTAEDEESSLPHMDGFQSKLPPGILPHGLPQVKEVQPAVTQVEQEKEKEKPKEVRELSEEEKLMTILSEEFQRFLDRSSRVVERALGESVDIYTDYTGIIDGEDGIDEKSHQRLSLNRSFFCDRWSRNRCITSLDWSPQFPELLAASYKNNDDTPNDPDGVCLIWNTKFKKTTPEYIFHCQSSVMATTFARFHPNLILGGTYSGQIVLWDNRVQKRTPIQRTPLSASAHTHPVYCLSVVGTQNAHNLISISTDGKLCSWNLDMLSHPQETLELQARQSKPVAVTSLAFPSGDVNNFIVGSEDGTVYSACRHGTKAGVTETYEGHLGPVTGVSAHAVQGGIDFSHLFLTSSIDWTIKLWSLKENKPLYSFEHNGDYVYDVAWSPTHPALFAAVDGSGRLDLWNLNQDTEVPAASIIVDGCPALNTVSWTPSGLHVTVGDDTGKIWVYDVAENFAHPRIDEWNNFLYTQQDLKNNKADEELDKLNLSSGPSSLISMPSLSGPIR; the protein is encoded by the exons ATGATGTCGGATCGAAAAGCAGAATTAGAACGGAAGAAGGCCAAGCTGCAGGCGATTCGAGAGGAAAAGGAAAGGCGGCGTAAAGAAAAGGAACAAAAAGat gTTGAGGAAGCGACTGTACGAGCTGCAGGTGCCGATAAAGACCATCGGAAAGACTTAGATGCCATGTTATCATCCCTTGGGGTAGCACCAGTATCAG ATGTATTATCCAGTCTCTCTAGTATGAACTCTTTGACGCCAGAGCAAAGTGCCAATGCTACACCAGACGCAAGTTTACAACCTTCCAGTATCAATTCTGTTCAAAG TATTCCAGGAAGGCGAAAGGCTCCACGTGATTTAACAGCTGTTTCTGTGGCGCATACCGATATACCACCCAAGGAACCTGTGGTATATAGTAAGCAGACGCAAACTGCTCAGACGACGCACACTTCTCACGACG GCTACTTTGAGACCGACTGGTGGCGTCCCAGGAAAG CTCATGCATTCGGCTATTACG ACGAGTACAATCTAAATCCTGGTTTAGAGTGGGAGGACGAGTTTACAG CCGAGGATGAAGAAAGCAGTCTGCCCCACATGGATGGATTCCAAAGTAAACTTCCACCTGGAATTTTGCCTCATGGACTACCGCAAGTCAAAGAGGTTCAACCGGCCGTTACGCAAGTCGAAcaggagaaggaaaaagaaaaacccaAAGAAG TAAGAGAGCTTagcgaggaagaaaaattgatgacTATCCTCTCGGAAGAATTTCAACGATTCTTGGACCGTTCGAGCAGAGTGGTGGAAAGAGCTCTCGGTGAATCGGTAGATATTTACACAGATTATACTGGTATAATCGATGGAGAAGATGGAAT tgatGAAAAGAGTCATCAGCGTCTATCGCTGAATCGTTCATTTTTCTGTGATCGATGGTCACGTAATCGCTGCATTACTTCGTTGGATTGGTCACCGCAATTTCCAGAACTGTTGGCTGCTTCTTACAAAAACAATGACGACACACCAAATGATCCAGATGGAGTTTGTTTAATCTGGAACACTAAATTTAAGAAAACAACACctgaatacatttttcattgccAGTCGTCAGTAATGGCAACAACCTTTGCTAGGTTTCATCCAAATTTAATTTTGGGTGGCACCTATTCGGGGCAAATTGTTCTGTGGGATAATAGGGTTCAAAAAAGGACCCCCATTCAGCGTACTCCACTTTCAGCGTCTGCACACACG CATCCTGTGTATTGTTTAAGCGTAGTAGGAACTCAAAATGCGCACAATTTGATCAGCATTTCAACAGATGGAAAATTATGCTCGTGGAATTTAGACATGTTGTCCCATCCTCAAGAAACGCTTGAGCTTCAAGCAAGACAGTCGAAACCAGTCGCTGTAACTTCGCTTGCTTTTCCAAGTGGAGATGTCAACAATTTTATCGTTGGCAGTGAAGACGGTACTGTTTATTCAG CTTGCCGTCATGGGACCAAAGCTGGTGTCACAGAAACTTACGAAGGACACTTAGGACCTGTTACCGGAGTCAGTGCTCATGCAGTTCAAGGGGGCATTGATTTCTCGCATCTGTTTTTAACTTCGTCTATTGATTGGACGATTAAATTGTGGAGTTTGAAAGAGAACAAGCCTTTATACTCATTTGAGCATAATGGAGATTATGTGTACGATGTTGCATGGTCTCCTACACATCCTGCTCTATTTGCAGCTGTTGATGGATCTGGTCGTTTAGATTTATGGAATTTAAATCAGGATACAGAGGTTCCAGCAGCGAGCATAATCGTTGATGGATGTCCTGCTTTAAACACAGTCTCTTGGACGCCAAGCGGACTGCATGTTACTGTGGGCGATGATACTGGGAAAATATGGGTTTACGATGTAGCTGAG AATTTCGCTCATCCACGAATCGACGAATGGAATAATTTCCTCTACACCCAGCAAGATCTGAAGAACAACAAGGCCGATGAAGAGTTGGATAAGCTCAACTTGAGTTCAGGCCCTTCATCTTTGATATCCATGCCATCTTTGTCGGGTCCGatcagataa
- the LOC124301585 gene encoding cytoplasmic dynein 1 intermediate chain isoform X10, producing MMSDRKAELERKKAKLQAIREEKERRRKEKEQKDVEEATVRAAGADKDHRKDLDAMLSSLGVAPVSDVLSSLSSMNSLTPEQSANATPDASLQPSSINSVQSIPGRRKAPRDLTAVSVAHTDIPPKEPVVYSKQTQTAQTTHTSHDGLSTSSSAYSIFSSCSTTTPTHSCSAGYFETDWWRPRKGGSAPNYLFLTFDDGQAEDEESSLPHMDGFQSKLPPGILPHGLPQVKEVQPAVTQVEQEKEKEKPKEVRELSEEEKLMTILSEEFQRFLDRSSRVVERALGESVDIYTDYTGIIDGEDGIDEKSHQRLSLNRSFFCDRWSRNRCITSLDWSPQFPELLAASYKNNDDTPNDPDGVCLIWNTKFKKTTPEYIFHCQSSVMATTFARFHPNLILGGTYSGQIVLWDNRVQKRTPIQRTPLSASAHTHPVYCLSVVGTQNAHNLISISTDGKLCSWNLDMLSHPQETLELQARQSKPVAVTSLAFPSGDVNNFIVGSEDGTVYSACRHGTKAGVTETYEGHLGPVTGVSAHAVQGGIDFSHLFLTSSIDWTIKLWSLKENKPLYSFEHNGDYVYDVAWSPTHPALFAAVDGSGRLDLWNLNQDTEVPAASIIVDGCPALNTVSWTPSGLHVTVGDDTGKIWVYDVAENFAHPRIDEWNNFLYTQQDLKNNKADEELDKLNLSSGPSSLISMPSLSGPIR from the exons ATGATGTCGGATCGAAAAGCAGAATTAGAACGGAAGAAGGCCAAGCTGCAGGCGATTCGAGAGGAAAAGGAAAGGCGGCGTAAAGAAAAGGAACAAAAAGat gTTGAGGAAGCGACTGTACGAGCTGCAGGTGCCGATAAAGACCATCGGAAAGACTTAGATGCCATGTTATCATCCCTTGGGGTAGCACCAGTATCAG ATGTATTATCCAGTCTCTCTAGTATGAACTCTTTGACGCCAGAGCAAAGTGCCAATGCTACACCAGACGCAAGTTTACAACCTTCCAGTATCAATTCTGTTCAAAG TATTCCAGGAAGGCGAAAGGCTCCACGTGATTTAACAGCTGTTTCTGTGGCGCATACCGATATACCACCCAAGGAACCTGTGGTATATAGTAAGCAGACGCAAACTGCTCAGACGACGCACACTTCTCACGACG GACTGTCCACCTCTTCCTCCGCATACTCGATCTTCTCCTCCTGTTCAACAACCACACCAACTCACTCTTGCTCCGCAGGCTACTTTGAGACCGACTGGTGGCGTCCCAGGAAAGGTGGGTCTGCACCAAACTACCTAT TTTTGACATTTGATGATGGCCAAGCCGAGGATGAAGAAAGCAGTCTGCCCCACATGGATGGATTCCAAAGTAAACTTCCACCTGGAATTTTGCCTCATGGACTACCGCAAGTCAAAGAGGTTCAACCGGCCGTTACGCAAGTCGAAcaggagaaggaaaaagaaaaacccaAAGAAG TAAGAGAGCTTagcgaggaagaaaaattgatgacTATCCTCTCGGAAGAATTTCAACGATTCTTGGACCGTTCGAGCAGAGTGGTGGAAAGAGCTCTCGGTGAATCGGTAGATATTTACACAGATTATACTGGTATAATCGATGGAGAAGATGGAAT tgatGAAAAGAGTCATCAGCGTCTATCGCTGAATCGTTCATTTTTCTGTGATCGATGGTCACGTAATCGCTGCATTACTTCGTTGGATTGGTCACCGCAATTTCCAGAACTGTTGGCTGCTTCTTACAAAAACAATGACGACACACCAAATGATCCAGATGGAGTTTGTTTAATCTGGAACACTAAATTTAAGAAAACAACACctgaatacatttttcattgccAGTCGTCAGTAATGGCAACAACCTTTGCTAGGTTTCATCCAAATTTAATTTTGGGTGGCACCTATTCGGGGCAAATTGTTCTGTGGGATAATAGGGTTCAAAAAAGGACCCCCATTCAGCGTACTCCACTTTCAGCGTCTGCACACACG CATCCTGTGTATTGTTTAAGCGTAGTAGGAACTCAAAATGCGCACAATTTGATCAGCATTTCAACAGATGGAAAATTATGCTCGTGGAATTTAGACATGTTGTCCCATCCTCAAGAAACGCTTGAGCTTCAAGCAAGACAGTCGAAACCAGTCGCTGTAACTTCGCTTGCTTTTCCAAGTGGAGATGTCAACAATTTTATCGTTGGCAGTGAAGACGGTACTGTTTATTCAG CTTGCCGTCATGGGACCAAAGCTGGTGTCACAGAAACTTACGAAGGACACTTAGGACCTGTTACCGGAGTCAGTGCTCATGCAGTTCAAGGGGGCATTGATTTCTCGCATCTGTTTTTAACTTCGTCTATTGATTGGACGATTAAATTGTGGAGTTTGAAAGAGAACAAGCCTTTATACTCATTTGAGCATAATGGAGATTATGTGTACGATGTTGCATGGTCTCCTACACATCCTGCTCTATTTGCAGCTGTTGATGGATCTGGTCGTTTAGATTTATGGAATTTAAATCAGGATACAGAGGTTCCAGCAGCGAGCATAATCGTTGATGGATGTCCTGCTTTAAACACAGTCTCTTGGACGCCAAGCGGACTGCATGTTACTGTGGGCGATGATACTGGGAAAATATGGGTTTACGATGTAGCTGAG AATTTCGCTCATCCACGAATCGACGAATGGAATAATTTCCTCTACACCCAGCAAGATCTGAAGAACAACAAGGCCGATGAAGAGTTGGATAAGCTCAACTTGAGTTCAGGCCCTTCATCTTTGATATCCATGCCATCTTTGTCGGGTCCGatcagataa